The following proteins are encoded in a genomic region of Thiomonas sp. X19:
- the phaP gene encoding TIGR01841 family phasin (Members of this family are phasins (small proteins associated with inclusions such as PHA granules). Note that several different families of phasins have been named PhaP despite very little sequence similarity to each other.): protein MMTPEQMIAAQKSQLEAMFALTGKAVDGLEKMVELNMQTMKTAMHETSEAAMAALSVKDIQELVAMQPGMAQPMAEKMLSYSHHLYEIASGTQAEFAKAIEANAAEAHKKMQALVDTAVKNAPAGTETAVAMMKSAMSAANSAYDTVQKASKQAAEVVEANFNTVTNTAMKAAQTSSRGKRTA from the coding sequence ATGATGACCCCCGAGCAAATGATCGCCGCGCAAAAGTCCCAACTCGAAGCCATGTTTGCCCTGACCGGCAAGGCTGTCGATGGCTTGGAGAAAATGGTTGAGCTGAATATGCAAACCATGAAAACCGCCATGCACGAAACCTCCGAGGCCGCCATGGCCGCCTTGTCCGTGAAAGACATTCAGGAACTGGTCGCGATGCAGCCGGGCATGGCCCAGCCCATGGCCGAGAAGATGTTGTCCTACTCGCACCACCTGTATGAAATTGCCTCGGGCACGCAGGCTGAATTCGCCAAGGCCATCGAAGCCAACGCCGCTGAAGCGCACAAGAAAATGCAGGCGCTGGTCGACACGGCCGTGAAGAACGCCCCTGCCGGCACCGAAACCGCCGTGGCCATGATGAAAAGCGCCATGAGCGCCGCCAACAGCGCCTACGACACCGTGCAAAAAGCCAGCAAGCAGGCTGCCGAAGTGGTGGAAGCCAACTTCAACACCGTGACCAACACGGCGATGAAGGCCGCCCAAACCAGCTCACGCGGCAAGCGCACGGCCTGA
- a CDS encoding ketopantoate reductase family protein: MAMRVVVVGAGAVGGSLAVKLARAGHAVGVVARGAHLQAIRARGLRLQDPAGDETAQLQASDRPEDFGPQDLIVLGMKAHQIAPLLPRLGSMLQQDTVVLPAINGLPWWYFHGDTSPQALAADGSAARIACLDPDGSMAGALDLAHIVGCVVHSASEVTAPGVIKANGQYRYVIGEPAHPAQGTAGLSPRVEALAAALREAGCDPKPTARIRDAIWMKLIGNASFNPVAALTRARMDQICASPGLLDLVRGVMQELIALTRAYGCDPQVDAEKRIAIGRGIGPVKPSTLQDLERGRPLEVQPLLGAPVELARRAGIAMPLTEAMLALLTELDSRTQRAA, encoded by the coding sequence ATGGCGATGCGGGTTGTGGTGGTGGGCGCGGGAGCGGTGGGCGGCAGCCTTGCGGTGAAGCTGGCGCGGGCCGGGCATGCGGTGGGTGTGGTCGCGCGCGGCGCGCATCTGCAGGCCATACGCGCCCGGGGTCTGCGTTTGCAAGACCCGGCTGGCGACGAGACGGCGCAGCTGCAAGCCAGCGACCGACCCGAAGATTTCGGCCCGCAAGACTTGATCGTGCTGGGCATGAAGGCCCACCAGATTGCCCCGCTGCTGCCACGCCTTGGCAGCATGCTGCAGCAGGACACCGTGGTGCTGCCGGCGATCAACGGTCTGCCCTGGTGGTATTTCCACGGCGACACCAGCCCGCAGGCGCTGGCGGCCGACGGCAGCGCTGCGCGCATCGCCTGCCTCGACCCGGACGGCAGCATGGCCGGCGCGCTCGACCTCGCGCACATCGTCGGCTGCGTGGTGCATAGCGCGTCCGAGGTCACGGCGCCGGGTGTCATCAAGGCCAACGGCCAGTACCGTTACGTCATCGGCGAGCCTGCCCATCCAGCGCAGGGGACGGCGGGTTTGAGTCCGCGCGTGGAAGCGCTCGCCGCCGCGTTGCGCGAAGCCGGATGCGACCCCAAACCCACCGCGCGCATTCGCGACGCCATCTGGATGAAGCTCATCGGCAACGCCTCGTTCAACCCGGTGGCCGCGCTCACCCGCGCGCGCATGGACCAGATTTGCGCCAGCCCTGGCCTGCTCGACCTGGTGCGTGGCGTCATGCAGGAGCTGATCGCGCTCACCCGCGCCTATGGCTGCGACCCGCAGGTGGATGCCGAGAAGCGCATTGCCATCGGCCGCGGCATCGGCCCGGTCAAGCCCTCCACCCTGCAAGACCTGGAGCGCGGCCGGCCGCTGGAAGTGCAGCCCCTGCTCGGCGCCCCGGTGGAACTGGCCCGGCGCGCCGGCATCGCCATGCCCTTGACCGAGGCCATGCTGGCGCTGCTCACCGAGCTTGACAGCCGCACGCAGCGGGCGGCGTGA
- a CDS encoding serine protease: MIEPLLLTTARVSTFDNDRALTGASGFLFERDAHLFLVTSRHVVIDKPSKHFPNRIEIELHTDADNLTRSTALSVLLYRDGKSVWRQGCDAAGEIDVAVIELDRSALPESVVLRCFTPEHLPSSLEAVEVGSSLLIVGFPLGFHDTLHHLPVVRQAVIASSFGMRFQGQGYFLTDGRTHRGTSGAPVVMRNTDGDAELPWTLLGVHSMRIDMRGRDLQLDESLGLNCAWYADILLTLTAPEAQDLLPDDEGASAAADANLATGGT; encoded by the coding sequence ATGATCGAGCCCCTGCTATTGACCACGGCCCGCGTTTCCACGTTCGACAACGACCGGGCGCTGACTGGCGCGAGCGGCTTCCTGTTCGAGCGCGACGCGCACCTGTTTCTGGTCACCAGCCGCCATGTGGTGATCGACAAGCCGAGCAAACACTTCCCCAATCGCATCGAGATCGAACTGCATACCGATGCAGACAACCTCACGCGTTCGACGGCGCTCTCGGTGCTGCTGTACCGCGACGGCAAGTCCGTCTGGCGCCAGGGATGCGATGCCGCCGGCGAGATCGACGTGGCGGTGATCGAACTCGACCGCTCGGCGCTGCCAGAGTCTGTTGTGCTGCGCTGCTTCACGCCCGAACATCTGCCCAGCTCGCTCGAAGCCGTGGAGGTGGGAAGCTCGCTGCTGATCGTCGGTTTCCCGCTGGGCTTTCACGACACGCTGCATCACCTGCCGGTGGTGCGCCAGGCGGTGATTGCCTCCTCCTTCGGCATGCGGTTCCAGGGCCAGGGCTATTTCCTCACCGATGGGCGCACGCACCGCGGCACCAGCGGCGCGCCCGTGGTGATGCGCAACACGGACGGCGACGCCGAGTTGCCGTGGACCCTTCTGGGCGTGCACTCCATGCGCATCGACATGCGCGGACGCGATTTGCAACTCGACGAATCGCTCGGCTTGAACTGCGCCTGGTACGCCGACATCCTGCTGACACTGACGGCACCTGAAGCGCAAGACCTCTTGCCCGACGACGAAGGCGCGAGTGCAGCGGCCGACGCGAACTTGGCCACGGGTGGGACTTGA
- a CDS encoding addiction module protein, with amino-acid sequence MGNQLEFLEAEALKLTAGERAAFAQLLLASLDEDAEIEEAWAVETERRIADIESGAVQVIPIADALAQVRAALK; translated from the coding sequence ATGGGAAATCAACTCGAATTCCTCGAAGCCGAAGCCCTGAAACTAACAGCCGGTGAACGCGCAGCTTTCGCCCAGCTATTGCTCGCCAGTCTCGACGAAGATGCCGAGATTGAGGAGGCGTGGGCCGTTGAAACGGAGCGCAGAATTGCTGACATCGAGAGTGGAGCGGTACAAGTCATTCCGATTGCTGACGCACTTGCACAGGTCCGTGCAGCGCTGAAGTGA
- a CDS encoding nitroreductase — translation MPTTADADATEFPGAASVDAAITSRRSIRRFLPTPVSRATIEAILQVSARAPSGTNTQPWQVHVLTGAARQRLSARLAAAYDDPAQEAQHTEEYAYYPRQWVSPYIDRRRKVGWDLYGLLGIAKGDKAAMHAQHRRNYLFFDAPVGLIFTIDRIMELGSWLDYGMFLQNIMVAARARGLDTCPQAAFCQFHRIIEDELGLGPQQQVVCGMSLGWADPVAIENTLVTERVPVSEFARFLA, via the coding sequence ATGCCCACGACGGCGGATGCCGATGCCACGGAGTTCCCTGGCGCGGCCTCGGTGGACGCCGCCATCACCAGCCGCCGCTCCATCCGCCGCTTCCTGCCCACGCCGGTGTCGCGCGCAACGATCGAAGCCATCTTGCAAGTCTCCGCGCGCGCGCCCTCCGGCACCAACACCCAGCCCTGGCAGGTGCACGTGCTCACCGGCGCGGCGCGCCAGCGCCTGAGCGCGCGCCTCGCCGCCGCCTACGACGATCCCGCGCAGGAAGCGCAGCACACCGAGGAATACGCCTACTACCCGCGGCAATGGGTGTCGCCCTACATCGACCGCCGCCGCAAGGTGGGCTGGGACTTGTACGGTCTGCTGGGCATCGCCAAGGGCGACAAGGCGGCGATGCACGCCCAGCACCGGCGCAACTACCTGTTCTTCGATGCCCCCGTGGGGCTGATCTTCACCATCGACCGCATCATGGAGCTGGGCAGTTGGCTGGACTACGGCATGTTCCTGCAGAACATCATGGTCGCGGCGCGGGCGCGCGGGCTCGACACCTGCCCGCAGGCGGCGTTCTGCCAGTTCCATCGCATCATCGAGGACGAACTAGGCCTGGGCCCGCAGCAGCAGGTGGTGTGCGGCATGTCGCTGGGCTGGGCGGACCCGGTGGCGATTGAAAACACCCTGGTGACCGAGCGCGTTCCGGTATCCGAATTCGCGAGATTCCTGGCATGA
- a CDS encoding type II toxin-antitoxin system RelE/ParE family toxin produces the protein MKLVVSPSALTELHDAAAFYTLKADVGLGLAFVTEFERTANLVLANPLLGAVFRGTRRRYILRRFPYSIIYQVTAEELRILAVAHHRRRPGYWAQRK, from the coding sequence GTGAAGCTCGTCGTTTCTCCATCGGCGCTCACCGAACTGCACGACGCAGCCGCGTTCTATACGCTGAAGGCGGATGTCGGGCTTGGTCTCGCGTTTGTGACTGAGTTTGAACGAACGGCCAATCTCGTTCTGGCTAATCCTTTGCTCGGTGCTGTGTTTCGAGGCACTCGCCGGAGATATATCCTCCGTCGGTTTCCATATAGCATTATCTATCAGGTCACCGCAGAGGAGCTTCGAATTCTCGCCGTGGCGCATCACAGGCGGCGCCCTGGCTACTGGGCGCAACGGAAGTAG
- a CDS encoding DnaJ family domain-containing protein yields MNALAWIGAARIAQALLDGAFDHLPGAGRPLDVQPRDALLDTQSRLALGLLERASKLPCGAAARQRERAQLRLLWAAGLRRKGLNHQRRAPAGMAQTAEADAREPEPGRAPRQPEAPRPQP; encoded by the coding sequence ATGAACGCGCTGGCGTGGATCGGCGCGGCCCGCATCGCCCAGGCCCTCCTGGACGGCGCGTTCGACCACCTGCCCGGCGCGGGGCGGCCGCTGGACGTGCAGCCGCGCGATGCGCTGCTCGACACCCAGAGCCGGCTCGCCCTGGGCTTGCTCGAGCGTGCCAGCAAGCTGCCGTGCGGCGCGGCGGCACGGCAGCGCGAACGCGCGCAACTGCGCCTGCTATGGGCCGCCGGGCTCAGGCGCAAGGGGTTGAACCACCAGCGCCGGGCGCCGGCCGGCATGGCCCAAACCGCCGAAGCGGATGCGCGCGAGCCGGAGCCGGGCCGCGCGCCCCGGCAGCCCGAGGCGCCGCGCCCGCAGCCATGA
- a CDS encoding IS1380-like element ISCARN34 family transposase: MGFGFRVKQLDYDLTPVAGLALVGHHLKRLDPLFKRLDAQWPCRGGLPPSTLMRSYVGLLAQSKSDFDAIEGFRGDRFFQEALGLVGVPSSPTLRQRLDAQAALWFDFTSQAIEALLRKSQPDYGLLPCGHVPLDIDTFAMDNSGTAKDGVSRTYAGVDGYCPLAAYLGTHGFCLEFALRPGAQHSASETTYNLETAVPMAQRLSTAGPKAPILVRMDAGFCSAALMADMQRCNRPGLPRVDVLIKWNPRKTDPLEVLRRQELEGGLLWQHPRAGKRVAVWEVAVQVEGIAHRLRRIVRITERTVDARGQQFLVPEIILEGWTTSLPKAISAEAIIDLYAGHATHEQFHAEFKTDMDLERLPSGKFDTNDLVCQLAALTMNVLRLMGQQGLLGPHAPVRHAARRRRLKTVIQELVIRAARVINHGGRLWLGLGANDKAARAFCDLHAQFAASG, encoded by the coding sequence ATGGGGTTTGGATTTCGCGTCAAGCAACTCGACTATGACCTGACGCCGGTGGCCGGTCTGGCCCTTGTCGGTCATCACCTCAAGCGCCTCGATCCTCTGTTCAAACGCCTGGATGCCCAGTGGCCTTGCCGCGGCGGACTGCCGCCCAGCACACTGATGCGCAGCTATGTTGGCTTGCTCGCGCAGAGCAAGAGCGACTTCGATGCCATCGAAGGCTTTCGAGGCGATCGTTTCTTCCAGGAGGCGCTGGGTCTGGTGGGTGTGCCGTCCTCGCCCACCCTGCGCCAGCGCCTGGATGCGCAGGCCGCCCTGTGGTTTGACTTCACCTCCCAGGCGATTGAAGCGCTGCTGCGCAAGAGCCAACCGGACTATGGTCTTTTGCCTTGCGGTCATGTGCCGCTGGACATCGACACCTTCGCGATGGACAACTCGGGCACAGCCAAGGATGGGGTGAGCCGCACCTACGCGGGGGTCGATGGCTACTGCCCGCTGGCGGCCTACCTGGGCACGCATGGGTTTTGCCTGGAGTTCGCCCTACGTCCGGGCGCGCAGCACTCGGCTTCGGAGACGACCTACAACCTCGAGACGGCCGTGCCCATGGCGCAGCGCCTGTCGACCGCAGGCCCCAAGGCGCCGATTCTCGTGCGCATGGATGCGGGGTTTTGCTCGGCCGCCTTGATGGCCGACATGCAGCGCTGCAACAGGCCAGGACTGCCCCGGGTCGATGTTCTGATCAAGTGGAATCCCCGCAAGACCGATCCTCTGGAGGTCTTGCGACGGCAGGAACTGGAAGGGGGTTTGTTGTGGCAGCATCCGCGCGCAGGCAAGCGCGTGGCGGTTTGGGAGGTGGCCGTGCAGGTCGAAGGCATCGCCCATCGCCTGCGCCGCATTGTGCGCATCACGGAGCGCACCGTCGATGCCCGTGGCCAGCAGTTTTTGGTCCCCGAGATCATCTTGGAGGGCTGGACGACAAGCTTGCCCAAGGCCATCAGCGCCGAGGCGATCATCGACCTGTACGCCGGGCACGCTACGCACGAGCAGTTCCATGCGGAATTCAAAACCGACATGGATCTGGAGCGACTGCCCTCGGGGAAGTTCGACACGAACGATCTTGTCTGCCAGCTTGCGGCCCTGACGATGAACGTGCTGCGCCTCATGGGGCAGCAAGGGCTGCTGGGGCCGCATGCACCGGTGCGCCATGCGGCCAGGCGACGGCGTCTGAAGACTGTGATCCAGGAACTTGTCATCCGCGCAGCACGCGTGATCAACCATGGCGGGCGGCTGTGGTTGGGACTGGGCGCCAACGACAAGGCAGCCCGTGCCTTTTGCGATCTGCATGCGCAGTTCGCCGCCAGCGGCTGA
- a CDS encoding IS1182 family transposase — MARYKQIDRNPRLLPVVLSEQIQPGSFEFALDHLIDHELDLSALDARFRNDETGASAYDPRVMLKIVLLAYSRGLISSRRIEAACLHNVQFIALSGDSQPSYTHIAKFVRELGDDIQALFTQVLLTCDRLGLIGRQMFAIDGVKLPANASKERSGTHAELAHRADRLDKAARKIIQAHQRQDASGDEPGLDRQRQSRIDALRKEAQATRDFIARSAPRLNRKGQELKTNVTDPDSAKMATGKGVIQGYAAQAAVDSEHQIIVAAEVIGSGSEQAMLLPMVQASEAVRNQDTLITADAGDHSSENLQALAEQGIEALIADNQMRQRDERLEGQGKEGTIRLYRPEDFRVTEDASHCICPAGQKLYSNGSGCTINGRSCHKYTGSKSGCGPCEQRHRCLRHPQRTAVRQVAIFKKQQASANEVLEAMKHRIDSPEGRRRYSRRIGTVEPVFGNIRHNKRLNRFTLRGRQKVGVQWRLYCLVHNIEKLAGYDLKT; from the coding sequence ATGGCGAGATACAAACAGATCGACCGCAATCCCCGGCTCCTGCCGGTGGTGCTGAGCGAGCAGATCCAGCCCGGCAGCTTTGAATTCGCGCTCGATCACCTGATCGACCACGAACTCGACCTCAGCGCTCTCGATGCGCGCTTTCGCAACGACGAGACCGGCGCCAGCGCCTACGACCCCCGCGTCATGCTCAAGATCGTGCTGCTGGCCTACAGCCGGGGTTTGATCAGCAGCCGACGCATCGAAGCGGCCTGCCTGCACAACGTGCAATTCATCGCGCTCAGCGGCGACAGCCAACCCAGCTACACCCACATCGCCAAGTTCGTGCGCGAGCTCGGTGACGACATTCAGGCCTTGTTCACGCAGGTGCTGCTCACCTGCGACCGGCTGGGCCTGATCGGGCGGCAGATGTTCGCCATCGACGGCGTCAAGCTGCCAGCCAACGCTAGCAAAGAACGCAGCGGCACCCACGCCGAACTGGCGCACCGGGCCGATCGGCTGGACAAGGCCGCGCGCAAGATCATCCAAGCCCACCAACGGCAAGACGCCAGCGGGGATGAGCCGGGCTTGGACAGACAACGACAGAGCCGCATCGACGCGCTGCGCAAGGAAGCGCAGGCCACGCGCGACTTCATCGCCCGCAGCGCTCCCCGACTCAACCGCAAGGGCCAGGAGCTCAAGACCAACGTCACCGACCCCGACAGCGCCAAGATGGCCACTGGCAAAGGCGTGATCCAGGGCTATGCGGCCCAAGCCGCGGTGGACAGCGAGCACCAGATCATCGTGGCGGCCGAGGTCATCGGCTCAGGCTCGGAGCAGGCCATGCTACTGCCCATGGTCCAGGCCAGCGAAGCGGTGAGAAACCAGGACACGCTGATCACGGCCGATGCCGGCGACCACAGCAGCGAGAACCTGCAGGCGCTGGCTGAGCAAGGCATCGAGGCACTGATCGCAGACAACCAGATGCGACAGCGCGATGAGCGCTTGGAAGGTCAGGGCAAAGAGGGAACGATCCGGCTGTACCGGCCCGAGGACTTCCGCGTGACCGAAGACGCCAGTCACTGCATCTGCCCGGCGGGCCAGAAGCTCTACAGCAACGGCAGCGGCTGCACGATCAACGGGCGAAGCTGCCACAAGTACACCGGCAGCAAAAGCGGCTGCGGGCCCTGCGAGCAAAGACACCGATGCCTGCGCCATCCGCAGCGCACGGCGGTGCGACAGGTGGCGATCTTTAAGAAGCAACAGGCCAGTGCGAACGAGGTGCTCGAAGCCATGAAGCACCGCATCGATAGCCCGGAGGGAAGAAGGCGCTACAGCCGGCGCATCGGCACGGTGGAGCCGGTGTTCGGCAACATCCGGCACAACAAGCGGTTGAACCGGTTCACGCTGCGCGGGCGGCAGAAGGTCGGCGTGCAGTGGCGGCTGTACTGCCTGGTGCACAACATCGAGAAACTGGCCGGGTACGATCTGAAGACATAG